The following are from one region of the Paenibacillus sp. KS-LC4 genome:
- a CDS encoding Tex family protein, with protein sequence MERTAEQIAAENERIIKGVAAQLSIPITKVKAAVALLDEGNTIPFISRYRKEMTGELDETELRAIEEKLQYLRNLEERKREVIRLIDEQGKLTEELSLAINAAVKLQEIEDLYRPYRQKRKTRASVAKERGLEPLADWLWSQPRQGEPLAEAAKYIDEAKGVPGAQEALQGAMDILAENIADDASIRSWVRKHTFEHSLIRTEARDAKAESVYEMYYSYNEPLRKLPPHRVLAINRGEREDVLKVAFELPAERIHEHIGRKILRNHTAEAVRRVLASVIEDSYKRLLAPSIEREVRSELTDKAEEHAISIFSENLRNLLLQPPVRGNVVLGVDPAFRTGCKLAVIDDTGKLLEVAVSYPTAPHHKVVEAERLINGLIDKYKVELIVIGNGTASRETEQFIANLIKARQAAPGLELKYIIVSEAGASVYSASKLAAEEFPSLDVAERSAVSIARRLQDPLAELVKIEPKAIGVGQYQHDVSQKRLDESLGAVVESAVNHVGVDVNTASASLLSYVAGINATTARNIVKYREENGRFVKRAQLQKVPRLGAKAYEQCIGFLRIPEAANPLDATPIHTESYAVVDKLFYHLGVKLNQLGTEELKQKLTELDVASVASELGVGVPTLRDIVDSLLRPGRDPREELPAPIFHTEVLNLEDLTAGMELQGTVRNVIDFGAFIDIGLKNDGLVHISQLSDKFVKHPMDVVSVGDTVTVWVLTVDVKKGRVGLTMRKPD encoded by the coding sequence GTGGAACGAACGGCGGAGCAAATCGCTGCGGAAAACGAACGGATTATTAAAGGAGTAGCGGCGCAGCTTTCTATCCCGATTACGAAAGTTAAAGCGGCAGTCGCCTTGCTCGATGAAGGCAATACAATACCGTTCATCTCCAGATATCGCAAGGAAATGACGGGCGAGCTGGATGAGACTGAGCTTAGAGCAATTGAGGAAAAACTGCAATATTTGCGGAATTTGGAAGAGCGCAAGCGCGAGGTTATTCGGCTTATCGACGAGCAGGGCAAGCTGACCGAGGAATTGAGCCTTGCGATTAACGCCGCAGTTAAGCTTCAGGAAATTGAAGATTTATACCGGCCATATCGCCAGAAGCGCAAGACGCGGGCGAGCGTGGCAAAGGAGCGGGGCCTAGAGCCGCTTGCGGATTGGCTTTGGTCGCAGCCGCGCCAAGGCGAGCCTCTCGCCGAGGCTGCCAAATATATAGATGAGGCCAAGGGCGTTCCCGGCGCTCAGGAAGCGCTGCAAGGGGCTATGGATATTTTGGCTGAAAATATAGCAGATGATGCTTCAATTCGCTCCTGGGTGCGAAAGCATACGTTTGAGCACTCGCTTATCCGTACAGAAGCGCGTGATGCGAAAGCGGAATCCGTATATGAAATGTACTACAGCTATAATGAGCCGCTGCGAAAGCTGCCTCCGCATCGCGTGCTGGCGATAAATCGCGGCGAGCGCGAGGATGTACTGAAGGTGGCGTTTGAGTTGCCCGCTGAGCGGATTCATGAGCATATTGGCCGTAAAATTTTACGGAATCATACGGCAGAGGCAGTAAGAAGGGTGCTTGCTTCTGTCATTGAGGATTCGTATAAGCGATTGTTAGCGCCTTCTATTGAGCGCGAGGTCCGCAGTGAGCTGACGGATAAAGCGGAGGAGCATGCGATTTCGATTTTTTCGGAAAATCTGCGCAATCTGCTGCTGCAGCCGCCCGTTCGCGGCAATGTCGTGCTTGGTGTCGACCCTGCGTTCCGCACAGGCTGCAAGCTGGCGGTCATTGACGATACAGGCAAGCTGCTGGAGGTAGCCGTATCCTATCCGACTGCCCCGCATCATAAAGTAGTGGAAGCTGAACGTTTAATAAATGGCCTGATTGATAAATATAAAGTCGAGCTGATTGTCATTGGCAATGGGACGGCTTCACGGGAAACGGAGCAGTTTATTGCGAACCTGATTAAAGCTCGCCAAGCCGCGCCTGGTCTTGAGCTGAAATATATTATTGTCAGCGAGGCAGGGGCGAGCGTGTATTCGGCTTCCAAGCTTGCAGCCGAGGAATTCCCTTCTCTTGACGTTGCTGAGCGCAGCGCCGTGTCCATTGCTCGCAGGCTGCAGGACCCGCTGGCTGAGCTTGTCAAGATTGAGCCAAAGGCAATCGGCGTCGGTCAATACCAGCATGACGTCAGCCAGAAGCGCCTAGATGAAAGCTTGGGCGCTGTCGTAGAGTCGGCGGTAAACCATGTAGGCGTAGACGTTAATACGGCCTCGGCGTCGCTGCTTTCCTATGTTGCGGGTATTAATGCGACGACGGCACGCAACATTGTCAAATATCGTGAGGAAAATGGCCGTTTCGTGAAGCGCGCGCAGCTGCAAAAGGTACCGCGGCTAGGCGCGAAAGCTTACGAGCAGTGTATCGGCTTCCTGCGAATTCCTGAAGCGGCAAATCCGCTGGATGCTACGCCAATTCATACCGAGTCGTATGCGGTCGTGGATAAGCTTTTTTACCATTTAGGGGTAAAGCTGAACCAGCTCGGCACAGAAGAGCTTAAACAGAAGCTGACGGAGCTTGATGTGGCTTCTGTCGCTTCTGAGCTAGGCGTCGGCGTTCCAACGCTGCGCGATATTGTTGACAGCCTCCTGCGCCCTGGACGTGATCCGCGTGAGGAGCTTCCCGCTCCTATTTTTCATACCGAGGTGCTGAATCTGGAGGATTTGACCGCGGGCATGGAGCTGCAGGGCACGGTCCGCAACGTCATTGATTTTGGGGCATTTATCGACATTGGGCTTAAAAATGACGGGCTCGTCCATATTTCCCAATTGAGCGATAAATTTGTGAAGCACCCGATGGATGTCGTATCTGTAGGGGACACTGTTACCGTCTGGGTACTGACTGTAGATGTGAAAAAAGGGCGCGTTGGCCTTACGATGCGCAAGCCAGATTAA
- a CDS encoding Rrf2 family transcriptional regulator codes for MQAEKCSTFPHHKWFGIALQALVVLAHKDQPCTSAAIAKRLQVEPTMLRRVMAELAREGLLETKEGKDGGYKLSRSASAITLADVYLALQLGEPLCKGLEQTTGEHEFGQEMRQAFGEISEGVKNSALAMLGQGTIEQLTRRVCDLKKGIDNQL; via the coding sequence ATGCAAGCCGAGAAATGCAGCACTTTTCCCCATCATAAATGGTTTGGCATAGCGCTCCAGGCGCTCGTCGTACTTGCTCATAAGGATCAGCCCTGCACAAGCGCTGCAATTGCAAAACGGCTTCAGGTCGAGCCGACTATGCTGCGCCGAGTCATGGCTGAGCTTGCCCGTGAAGGGCTGCTGGAAACGAAGGAAGGCAAGGACGGAGGCTACAAGCTAAGTCGCTCTGCAAGCGCAATTACGCTGGCAGATGTGTATTTGGCGCTTCAACTAGGGGAGCCATTATGCAAAGGCTTGGAGCAGACGACAGGAGAGCATGAATTTGGGCAGGAAATGCGTCAAGCCTTTGGCGAAATTTCTGAGGGAGTGAAAAATAGTGCGCTCGCTATGCTGGGTCAGGGGACAATTGAACAGCTGACGAGACGGGTATGCGATCTTAAAAAGGGAATAGATAACCAACTATAA
- a CDS encoding nitroreductase family protein, translated as MTVETQQSQAFYQVLSDRRSVRHYDNTAKMTEAEITEILEIAAKAPSSSNMQPWRFLVVTDEAIKQQLLPISNNQQQVVDAAAVIVVLGDQEMYKNAETIYGSMAEAGLMTKEMSESFAANSQKLYTSIPKERLHEVTVFDAGLVSMQIMQVAKAKGYDTVPMGGYDRDKVRALLNIPERYALNILLPIGKASQAGHPSTRLPINDITFFNKI; from the coding sequence ATGACTGTAGAAACACAACAAAGCCAAGCTTTTTATCAAGTATTAAGCGATCGCCGTTCAGTGCGCCATTATGACAATACCGCAAAAATGACGGAAGCGGAAATTACAGAAATTTTGGAAATTGCCGCAAAAGCGCCGTCCTCGTCAAACATGCAGCCTTGGCGTTTTCTGGTCGTAACAGATGAGGCTATTAAGCAGCAATTGCTGCCGATCTCGAACAACCAGCAGCAGGTTGTGGACGCAGCAGCTGTTATCGTCGTTTTAGGCGATCAGGAAATGTATAAGAATGCGGAGACGATTTACGGCTCCATGGCAGAAGCTGGACTTATGACTAAGGAAATGAGCGAATCATTCGCTGCAAACTCACAGAAGCTTTACACGTCCATTCCGAAAGAGCGTCTGCATGAAGTGACTGTATTTGATGCAGGCCTCGTATCAATGCAAATTATGCAAGTGGCTAAAGCAAAAGGCTACGATACCGTACCTATGGGCGGCTACGATCGCGATAAAGTAAGAGCGCTGCTGAACATTCCAGAGCGTTATGCTTTGAACATTTTGCTGCCAATCGGCAAAGCTTCCCAAGCCGGCCATCCGAGCACGCGTCTGCCGATCAACGATATTACGTTTTTCAACAAAATCTAA
- the cmpA gene encoding cortex morphogenetic protein CmpA produces MPQWLCNQMMRAFHKKDRRQIKLLNECWYFYRSKQSTKDTDNNNELTIRH; encoded by the coding sequence ATGCCGCAGTGGCTGTGCAATCAAATGATGCGTGCGTTTCATAAGAAAGATCGCAGGCAAATTAAGCTGCTTAATGAATGCTGGTATTTTTATCGCAGCAAGCAAAGCACCAAGGATACGGATAACAACAACGAACTTACGATTCGCCATTGA
- a CDS encoding hydrolase/acyltransferase has product MPTMRFVLMKHNDQVFFVEMPDTHAYQLSALNLRLHKELDKLTAEQVPALPYAIAECDRVELHDSSIRIASGLDYINELEREFAAVKESAYPLIALLTEIRALQAQLEQWYEDEIG; this is encoded by the coding sequence ATGCCAACGATGCGTTTTGTACTCATGAAACACAATGATCAGGTCTTCTTTGTAGAGATGCCTGATACACATGCCTATCAATTAAGCGCCCTTAACCTGCGCCTGCACAAGGAGCTGGATAAGCTTACTGCTGAGCAGGTGCCTGCGCTTCCATATGCGATTGCTGAATGTGACCGCGTAGAGCTGCATGACAGCTCGATTCGTATTGCTTCGGGCTTAGACTACATCAACGAGCTGGAACGCGAATTTGCGGCTGTTAAAGAGTCTGCTTACCCGCTTATTGCCCTGCTCACGGAAATTCGTGCGCTTCAGGCTCAGCTTGAGCAGTGGTACGAGGATGAAATCGGCTAA
- a CDS encoding SprT family protein, whose amino-acid sequence MVQTMKDEELQQWVERVSLESFGRPFKHMATFNGRLKATGGRYFMKSHHIEISPYQLSTFGVEETEKIIKHELCHYHLHLLKRGYRHRDEDFKRLLAQVGGSRYCQSLPERRVEPFRYKLVCKDCGMEYPRKRRINPAKYACGKCRGKLFLKTLDLNSDT is encoded by the coding sequence ATGGTGCAGACGATGAAAGACGAGGAGCTCCAGCAATGGGTGGAGCGGGTGTCCCTCGAAAGCTTTGGACGACCATTTAAGCATATGGCTACATTCAACGGCCGGTTGAAGGCGACAGGCGGGCGATATTTTATGAAGTCGCATCATATTGAAATTAGTCCTTATCAGCTTTCGACGTTCGGAGTGGAGGAAACGGAAAAAATAATTAAGCATGAGCTGTGCCATTATCATCTGCATTTATTGAAACGAGGCTATCGTCACCGAGATGAGGATTTCAAGCGACTGCTTGCTCAGGTGGGGGGATCGAGGTACTGCCAATCGCTGCCGGAGCGCCGTGTTGAGCCGTTTCGGTACAAGCTGGTATGCAAGGATTGCGGGATGGAATACCCGCGAAAAAGGCGGATAAATCCCGCTAAATATGCGTGCGGAAAATGTCGCGGAAAATTATTTTTAAAAA